The segment CTGCCGGGGCCCCCGGCGGTCGGCCGCCGCCCGGGCGGCCGACCGCCGACCGGGCACGGACCCGCCGTCCGGCAACCGTACGGGATTCCCCGCGCGCGGCCCGGAACCGCTCGTACGGGTGAACGTCAGCCCGCGCGCAGAGCCATCGTCATGGCCTCCACCGCCAGCAGCGGGGCCACGTTCCGGTCGAGGGCCTGGCGGCAGGCGATGATCGCCTCGATGCGCCGCAGGGTCCTCTCGGGGCCCGAGGCGCGGGCGATCCGGTCGAGGTCGGGGCGTATGTCCTCGTTGGCGATGGCCAGGGCCGAGCCGAGCTGGAGGGCCAGGACGTCCCGGTAGAAGCCGGTCAGGTCGGTGAGGGCGAGGTCGAGGCTGTCGCGCTGGGTGCGGGTGCGCCGGCGCTTCTGGCGGTCCTCGAGCTCCTTCATCACCCCGGCCGTCCCGCGCGGCAGCCGCCCGCCGGCGCCCGCTCCGGCGCCGAGCGCGGCCCGGAGCTCCTCGGTCTCCTTCGTGTCGACCTCCTCGGCGACCTGCTTGGCGTCCTCCGCGGCGGCGTCGACCAGCTCCTGCGCGGCCTTGAGGCAGCCGCCCACGTCGTCCACCCGCAGGGGGAGCTTCAGCACGGCGGCGCGGCGGGAGCGGGCGGCCTCGTCGGTGGCGAGCCGGCGGGCCCGGTCGATGTGGCCCTGGGTCGCGCGGGCGGCGGCCTCGGCGGCGGCCGGCTCGACGCCGTCACGCCGCACCAGCACCTCGGCCACGGCCGCCACGGACGGGGTGGTCAGCGTCAGGTGCCGGCAGCGGGAGCGGATGGTGGGCAGCACGTCCTCCAGGGAGGGCGCGCACAGCAGCCACACGGTGCGCGGGGCGGGCTCCTCCACGGCCTTCAGCAGGACGTTGCCCGCGCCCTCGGTGAGCCGGTCGGCGTCCTCCAGGACGATGACCTGCCAGCGGCCCACGGCCGGCGACAGCTGGGCGCGGCGGACCAGGTCGCGGGTCTCCTTCACACCGATCGACAGGAGGTCGGTGCGGACGATCTCCACGTCGGCGTGCGTCCCGGCCAGGGTGGTGTGGCAGCCGTCGCAGAACCCGCAGCCCGGCTCGCCCCCGAGGGCGCGGTCCGGGCTGACGCACTGCAGGGCCGCCGCG is part of the Streptomyces katrae genome and harbors:
- a CDS encoding DNA polymerase III subunit delta'; this translates as MPVWDDLVGQGRVHAQLAAASRDADALVTAAAEGEPLPPGSKMTHAWLFTGPPGSGRATAARAFAAALQCVSPDRALGGEPGCGFCDGCHTTLAGTHADVEIVRTDLLSIGVKETRDLVRRAQLSPAVGRWQVIVLEDADRLTEGAGNVLLKAVEEPAPRTVWLLCAPSLEDVLPTIRSRCRHLTLTTPSVAAVAEVLVRRDGVEPAAAEAAARATQGHIDRARRLATDEAARSRRAAVLKLPLRVDDVGGCLKAAQELVDAAAEDAKQVAEEVDTKETEELRAALGAGAGAGGRLPRGTAGVMKELEDRQKRRRTRTQRDSLDLALTDLTGFYRDVLALQLGSALAIANEDIRPDLDRIARASGPERTLRRIEAIIACRQALDRNVAPLLAVEAMTMALRAG